A DNA window from Acomys russatus chromosome 7, mAcoRus1.1, whole genome shotgun sequence contains the following coding sequences:
- the Ccdc90b gene encoding coiled-coil domain-containing protein 90B, mitochondrial isoform X3, with product MLCGRTGLGLGSLLRYCNSPLGNGRQKVLQDPRFLRGRLDKERSCESCFLTTTTKSGYDSRPVDITPFEQRKLTFDTHALVQDLETHGFDKTQAQTIVSVLSMLSNVSLDTIYKEMVTQAQQEITVQQLMAHLDSIRKDMVILEKSEFANLRAENEKMKIELDQVKQQLAHETSRIRADNKLDINLERSRVTDMIKKSNLWKQPMNLPKRIHKPKVLFQRLVIKLTLKLLP from the exons ATGCTGTGCGGCCGCACAGGACTCGGTCTGGGAAGCTTGCTGCGGTACTGTAACTCACCGCTAGGAAATGGGCGCCAAAAGGTTCTCCAAGACCCCAGGTTCTTGCGGGGGCGACTGGATAAGGAGAGAAGTTGTGAGTCGT gTTTCTTGACCACCACAACTAAGTCGGGTTATGATAGTAGGCCAGTGGACATAACTCCTTTCgaacaaagaaaattaactttTGATACCCATGCATTGGTGCAAGACTTGGAAACTCACG GATTTGACAAAACACAAGCACAGACAATTGTATCAGTACTAAGTATGTTATCAAATGTCAGCCTGGATACTATCTATAAGGAGATGGTGACTCAAGCTCAACAG GAAATAACAGTCCAACAGCTAATGGCTCATTTGGATTCCATCAGAAAAGACATGGTCATCCTAGAGAAAAGTGAATTTGCAAATCTGAGAGCAGAGAATGAG aaaatgaaaattgaactAGATCAAGTTAAACAGCAGCTGGCT CATGAAACCAGTCGAATCAGAGCAGATAATAAATTGGACATCAACCTGGAAAGGAGCAGGGTAACAGACATG ATCaagaaaagcaacttatggaagcAACCAATGAATTTGCCAAAAAG GATACACAAACCAAAAGTATTATTTCAGAGACTCGTAATAAAATTGACACTGAAATTGCTTCCTTAA
- the Ccdc90b gene encoding coiled-coil domain-containing protein 90B, mitochondrial isoform X2 — protein sequence MRGRWIWRLLRPDGYGVRGTSTPHGRLSSALRRGFLTTTTKSGYDSRPVDITPFEQRKLTFDTHALVQDLETHGFDKTQAQTIVSVLSMLSNVSLDTIYKEMVTQAQQEITVQQLMAHLDSIRKDMVILEKSEFANLRAENEKMKIELDQVKQQLAHETSRIRADNKLDINLERSRVTDMFTDQEKQLMEATNEFAKKDTQTKSIISETRNKIDTEIASLKTLMESSKLETIRYLAASVFTCLAIALGFYRFWKEN from the exons ATGAGGGGCCGCTGGATTTGGCGGCTCCTGCGCCCTGACGGCTACGGGGTCCGGGGGACGTCAACTCCCCACGGGCGTCTGTCATCCGCCCTGCGGAGAG gTTTCTTGACCACCACAACTAAGTCGGGTTATGATAGTAGGCCAGTGGACATAACTCCTTTCgaacaaagaaaattaactttTGATACCCATGCATTGGTGCAAGACTTGGAAACTCACG GATTTGACAAAACACAAGCACAGACAATTGTATCAGTACTAAGTATGTTATCAAATGTCAGCCTGGATACTATCTATAAGGAGATGGTGACTCAAGCTCAACAG GAAATAACAGTCCAACAGCTAATGGCTCATTTGGATTCCATCAGAAAAGACATGGTCATCCTAGAGAAAAGTGAATTTGCAAATCTGAGAGCAGAGAATGAG aaaatgaaaattgaactAGATCAAGTTAAACAGCAGCTGGCT CATGAAACCAGTCGAATCAGAGCAGATAATAAATTGGACATCAACCTGGAAAGGAGCAGGGTAACAGACATG TTTACAGATCaagaaaagcaacttatggaagcAACCAATGAATTTGCCAAAAAG GATACACAAACCAAAAGTATTATTTCAGAGACTCGTAATAAAATTGACACTGAAATTGCTTCCTTAAAAACACTCATGGAGTCAAGCAAACTTGAAACAATTCGCTATCTTGCCG
- the Ccdc90b gene encoding coiled-coil domain-containing protein 90B, mitochondrial isoform X1: MLCGRTGLGLGSLLRYCNSPLGNGRQKVLQDPRFLRGRLDKERSCESCFLTTTTKSGYDSRPVDITPFEQRKLTFDTHALVQDLETHGFDKTQAQTIVSVLSMLSNVSLDTIYKEMVTQAQQEITVQQLMAHLDSIRKDMVILEKSEFANLRAENEKMKIELDQVKQQLAHETSRIRADNKLDINLERSRVTDMFTDQEKQLMEATNEFAKKDTQTKSIISETRNKIDTEIASLKTLMESSKLETIRYLAASVFTCLAIALGFYRFWKEN; the protein is encoded by the exons ATGCTGTGCGGCCGCACAGGACTCGGTCTGGGAAGCTTGCTGCGGTACTGTAACTCACCGCTAGGAAATGGGCGCCAAAAGGTTCTCCAAGACCCCAGGTTCTTGCGGGGGCGACTGGATAAGGAGAGAAGTTGTGAGTCGT gTTTCTTGACCACCACAACTAAGTCGGGTTATGATAGTAGGCCAGTGGACATAACTCCTTTCgaacaaagaaaattaactttTGATACCCATGCATTGGTGCAAGACTTGGAAACTCACG GATTTGACAAAACACAAGCACAGACAATTGTATCAGTACTAAGTATGTTATCAAATGTCAGCCTGGATACTATCTATAAGGAGATGGTGACTCAAGCTCAACAG GAAATAACAGTCCAACAGCTAATGGCTCATTTGGATTCCATCAGAAAAGACATGGTCATCCTAGAGAAAAGTGAATTTGCAAATCTGAGAGCAGAGAATGAG aaaatgaaaattgaactAGATCAAGTTAAACAGCAGCTGGCT CATGAAACCAGTCGAATCAGAGCAGATAATAAATTGGACATCAACCTGGAAAGGAGCAGGGTAACAGACATG TTTACAGATCaagaaaagcaacttatggaagcAACCAATGAATTTGCCAAAAAG GATACACAAACCAAAAGTATTATTTCAGAGACTCGTAATAAAATTGACACTGAAATTGCTTCCTTAAAAACACTCATGGAGTCAAGCAAACTTGAAACAATTCGCTATCTTGCCG